A genomic segment from Orrella daihaiensis encodes:
- the hpf gene encoding ribosome hibernation-promoting factor, HPF/YfiA family codes for MNVQITGHHLEVTPAIRDYISTKLERVTRHFDHVIDTKVMLSVEPLKHRAEMTVHVRGKDIHCEAAQENLYAAIDLLIDKVDRQVVEHKKKTQDHGHTPGKRQIVAES; via the coding sequence ATGAACGTTCAAATCACTGGACATCACCTCGAAGTCACCCCCGCCATTCGCGACTATATTTCGACCAAGCTAGAGCGGGTCACGCGACATTTCGACCACGTGATTGATACCAAAGTCATGCTGTCGGTTGAACCGCTGAAGCATCGGGCTGAAATGACTGTTCACGTGCGCGGCAAAGACATTCACTGTGAGGCAGCGCAGGAGAACCTGTATGCTGCCATCGACTTGCTGATCGATAAGGTCGACCGTCAGGTTGTTGAACACAAGAAAAAAACCCAGGATCATGGCCATACGCCTGGCAAACGCCAGATCGTCGCAGAAAGCTAA
- the ptsN gene encoding PTS IIA-like nitrogen regulatory protein PtsN: MKLLSQILPPENVLLDVAVTSKKRALEQVALLFENNQGLERANVFDNLFARERLGSTGLGHGVAVPHGRIKSIHRPWAAFVRLEKPIAFDAPDGQPVDILLVIVVPEEATQQHLDILAEVAQRLSDESVVQALRSETDVLRVHELLTARSTSAAA, translated from the coding sequence ATGAAGCTACTTTCTCAAATATTGCCGCCTGAAAACGTTTTGTTGGACGTTGCTGTAACCAGCAAAAAGCGCGCACTCGAACAAGTCGCGTTGCTGTTCGAGAATAACCAAGGTCTTGAGCGCGCCAACGTGTTCGACAATTTATTTGCTCGCGAACGTCTGGGCTCAACCGGATTGGGGCACGGCGTTGCAGTGCCTCATGGACGTATCAAAAGCATTCACAGACCATGGGCAGCGTTTGTGCGTTTGGAAAAGCCCATTGCGTTTGACGCCCCCGATGGCCAACCTGTCGATATACTGTTAGTCATCGTGGTACCGGAAGAGGCCACGCAGCAACATCTTGATATCCTGGCTGAAGTTGCCCAGCGACTTTCGGATGAGTCGGTCGTGCAGGCACTCAGATCGGAGACGGATGTTTTGCGGGTCCATGAGTTGCTGACTGCTCGGAGTACATCGGCGGCAGCTTGA